The Bacteroidota bacterium genome includes a window with the following:
- a CDS encoding T9SS type A sorting domain-containing protein produces MRNTFTLIAFVLLGLGVQAQLVRADFPDVGDSQVYRRGDSIAPGPAGNGQTWNFGSIGHTSQVATNQYIVPASHAQGSGFPGANLCYKPFNDDYKFYVGSADTMKLIGEKSVANTRVTYSNPANLYVFPQAFGVANMDSVEGVYPDGFVSSVTRKGWYQTVFDGDGQLTTPYMTYPSVKRVEISAQFSDSSWLGGAIGELSILRHEWYAPGETMPVFVVHNQMFVLNGGNPSITYEVWYADPNAVATTEGVFSNLDIFPNPSNGNSALSYRLDATDQVEITISSVLGERVRTVLSGEQLAGNHQIDLVTEGLAKGIYLVNLRSSQGNVTRKLVLN; encoded by the coding sequence ATGAGAAATACCTTTACACTGATTGCTTTTGTTTTGTTGGGCCTTGGTGTTCAAGCTCAACTTGTGCGTGCAGATTTTCCCGATGTCGGGGACTCACAGGTGTACCGTCGCGGTGACTCTATCGCTCCCGGGCCAGCTGGTAATGGTCAAACATGGAACTTTGGTTCAATCGGGCACACTTCACAGGTGGCCACAAACCAATATATTGTTCCCGCCTCCCATGCCCAGGGAAGCGGCTTCCCCGGTGCCAATCTTTGCTACAAGCCATTCAATGACGATTATAAGTTTTACGTCGGAAGTGCGGATACAATGAAGTTGATTGGCGAGAAGTCTGTCGCCAACACGCGGGTAACCTATTCCAATCCCGCCAACTTGTATGTCTTCCCACAGGCATTTGGTGTTGCTAATATGGATTCCGTCGAGGGTGTTTATCCAGACGGCTTCGTTTCCAGCGTAACCCGCAAGGGCTGGTATCAAACCGTGTTTGATGGGGATGGTCAATTGACGACGCCTTACATGACCTATCCATCCGTAAAGCGCGTGGAGATTTCTGCGCAGTTTTCAGATTCCAGCTGGCTCGGTGGAGCCATCGGTGAATTGTCGATTCTCCGCCACGAATGGTATGCCCCTGGCGAGACAATGCCCGTATTTGTGGTGCACAATCAGATGTTTGTCTTGAACGGTGGCAATCCCTCAATAACCTACGAAGTCTGGTATGCCGACCCCAATGCTGTTGCGACGACGGAAGGTGTGTTCAGCAACCTTGACATTTTTCCCAACCCTTCGAACGGCAATAGCGCACTCAGCTACCGTTTGGATGCCACCGACCAAGTCGAAATTACGATCAGCTCCGTCCTCGGCGAGCGCGTAAGAACTGTTCTCAGCGGCGAGCAGCTTGCAGGCAACCATCAGATCGATTTGGTTACCGAAGGTTTGGCCAAGGGTATTTACCTCGTGAATCTCCGTTCGAGCCAAGGCAACGTTACCCGCAAATTGGTGCTGAACTAG
- the lptB gene encoding LPS export ABC transporter ATP-binding protein, translated as MVLRAENLIKTYKERTVVNDVSLQVAQGEIVGLLGPNGAGKTTTFYMVVGLIRPNMGKVWLDDKEITRMPMYRRGQMGIGYLAQEASVFRKLSVEDNIMAILEMTSKLSRKERRMKTDMLLAEFSLMHVRKNQGNLLSGGERRRTEIARALATDPKFILLDEPFAGVDPIAVEEIQGIVRNLQTKNIGVLITDHNVHETLDIVDRAYLLVEGKIFKSGTAEDLAADPMVRKVYLGDKFQLNRG; from the coding sequence ATGGTGCTACGTGCGGAAAACCTGATCAAGACCTACAAAGAGCGCACTGTCGTCAACGACGTAAGCTTGCAGGTCGCGCAAGGGGAAATTGTGGGATTGCTTGGTCCGAATGGTGCCGGCAAAACAACTACATTCTACATGGTAGTCGGTCTTATTCGCCCCAACATGGGCAAAGTATGGCTCGATGACAAAGAAATCACGAGGATGCCCATGTACCGGCGTGGGCAAATGGGCATCGGCTACCTCGCACAAGAGGCTTCGGTCTTCAGAAAATTGAGTGTCGAAGACAATATCATGGCCATTCTGGAAATGACGAGCAAACTCTCCCGCAAGGAGCGTCGCATGAAAACGGATATGCTCCTCGCCGAATTTTCCCTGATGCACGTTAGGAAAAACCAGGGGAATCTGCTCTCGGGTGGAGAGCGCCGCCGCACGGAGATTGCAAGAGCCTTGGCTACAGATCCGAAGTTTATCCTCTTGGATGAGCCATTTGCAGGTGTCGACCCGATTGCCGTGGAGGAAATTCAGGGCATTGTGCGCAACCTGCAGACGAAAAATATCGGTGTTTTGATCACCGACCACAACGTGCACGAGACCCTTGACATTGTGGACCGTGCCTATTTGCTAGTCGAAGGAAAGATTTTTAAATCTGGAACCGCCGAAGATTTGGCGGCAGATCCGATGGTGCGCAAAGTCTACCTCGGAGACAAGTTCCAACTTAACCGCGGGTAA
- a CDS encoding GH3 auxin-responsive promoter family protein has translation MSFINSIASWYLKKRIYQIDLFIKHPVESQMEVFHRLISTAAQTDWGQRHGYADIQSIQQFQERVPVNTYEGLYPEIERILKGEDNVLWPGKIKWFSKSSGTTNDRSKFIPVSEEALQDCHFKGGKDMLAIYLDSRPDSEIFSGRGLPLGGSHEINKLNANSYYGDLSAVLIQNTPHVFNLFRATSKKVALMGEWEEKVEAIAESVMNMNITSIAGIPTWTLLLINKVLEMAGTQDRNLLEIWPGLEVYFHGGVSMKPYKHQFEALLPSHQLRYFETYNASEGFFGLQNEPDKDDLLLMLDYGIFYEFLPLEEIDNPFPKAYTIADVALGVTYAMVISTNAGLWRYLIGDTVRFTSLNPPKIVIAGRTKHFINSCGEELMVDNADRALAFACEKTGAEIDNYTAAPFYGQGGEPGYHEWLVEFTKAPADGLAFMHFLDEELCAINGDYAAKRNRNWGLREPKLHSLPAGTFYEWMRLRDKLGGQNKVPRLSNAREYAESILEMAASRRG, from the coding sequence ATGAGTTTCATCAACTCAATCGCAAGCTGGTATCTCAAAAAGCGGATTTACCAGATCGACCTGTTCATCAAGCACCCGGTGGAGTCCCAAATGGAGGTCTTTCACCGGCTTATCAGTACCGCAGCACAAACAGACTGGGGCCAACGGCATGGTTACGCCGACATCCAATCTATCCAGCAATTTCAGGAGCGTGTTCCTGTCAATACTTACGAGGGATTGTACCCCGAAATCGAACGCATCCTGAAGGGCGAAGACAACGTTCTTTGGCCCGGGAAGATTAAGTGGTTTTCCAAATCCTCCGGCACCACCAACGACCGCAGCAAATTCATTCCCGTAAGCGAAGAAGCATTGCAGGACTGCCACTTCAAGGGTGGGAAGGACATGTTGGCGATCTACCTCGACAGCCGTCCTGACAGCGAAATCTTCTCCGGCCGCGGACTTCCGCTCGGTGGAAGTCACGAGATCAACAAGCTCAATGCCAATAGCTATTACGGGGATCTCAGCGCGGTGTTGATTCAAAATACCCCACATGTCTTCAACCTTTTCCGGGCCACAAGCAAAAAGGTCGCGTTGATGGGCGAATGGGAAGAAAAAGTCGAGGCCATTGCAGAAAGTGTGATGAACATGAACATCACGAGCATCGCCGGAATTCCGACTTGGACCTTGCTCTTGATCAACAAGGTTCTGGAAATGGCTGGAACCCAAGACCGCAATCTTCTGGAAATTTGGCCGGGACTCGAGGTCTATTTCCATGGCGGGGTGAGCATGAAGCCCTACAAGCATCAGTTTGAAGCCCTTTTGCCGAGCCATCAGCTGCGCTACTTTGAAACCTACAATGCCTCCGAAGGGTTTTTTGGACTTCAGAATGAACCAGACAAAGACGATCTCCTTTTGATGCTTGATTATGGAATCTTTTATGAGTTTTTGCCGCTCGAAGAGATCGACAATCCGTTTCCTAAAGCCTATACCATCGCCGACGTTGCCTTGGGTGTCACTTATGCCATGGTCATCAGCACCAATGCGGGTTTGTGGCGTTATTTAATTGGGGACACGGTGCGGTTCACCAGCCTCAATCCCCCAAAAATCGTGATCGCAGGTCGCACGAAGCACTTTATCAATTCATGTGGTGAGGAATTGATGGTCGACAATGCCGATCGTGCCCTTGCTTTTGCCTGTGAAAAGACGGGCGCTGAAATTGACAACTATACCGCCGCCCCGTTTTACGGCCAAGGGGGCGAACCCGGTTATCACGAGTGGCTCGTTGAATTCACCAAGGCTCCTGCCGACGGATTGGCATTCATGCATTTTTTGGATGAGGAGCTTTGTGCCATCAACGGAGATTATGCCGCCAAGCGAAATCGAAACTGGGGATTGAGAGAACCCAAGTTGCATAGCCTTCCTGCGGGAACATTCTACGAATGGATGCGCCTGCGCGACAAACTAGGTGGGCAAAACAAGGTGCCAAGACTCAGCAACGCCAGGGAATATGCCGAGTCGATTCTCGAAATGGCTGCATCGCGGCGAGGATAA
- a CDS encoding gliding motility-associated C-terminal domain-containing protein → MLPFHAAKATHIVGAELYYECLNSSANTYLLRLRMLRDCQFGEAPFDEVITLFIFPRNNPSNYSMINVPKPASTPRVLNTGYELCVDNSSQPCVEEGIYETATTLPPIQGGYDVAWARCCRNNNIDNLNQPLNQGVTFLAHIPGPELAVCNSMATFNQNLPTFICADEDFYFDHSATDVDGDSLVYALTWPFDGINMQGFGAGNPNFGGNQPVVDLLNPMGPPPYRNVQFLSGFTFGSPFGPPPTAEINRFTGRLHFKAPSLGVFVIAISVFEYRNGVLIAENKKDMQLRVLQCYPQNDPPIISHTFSPADSVVGDTLVIYAIDTGCYRVTLFDPDSSQLAVQAISSFFTGPNAPTVTISGTNPMFVDICWVSNCTFSGTEIELILMGYDLANCPVYNPAFDTVFIKVIPPPDAPPVVNHALPPTNPLGPDTLLLEVDSNACFFAWIVDTLGGNGPITYSYSVTDLGGNGNMAFSVVENRNNPDSVGLEFCVTGGCDNREHIYRLVLRGVLEGICPPENFALDTLYIFVPPVPNPPPTVAPDLSGNNFDNDTMLVDVHDTICFLVAVNDTFPGIGLDLQATISAIDGLPSGGFQPNVTLLSSGDSLVVRVCWYAVCDNVNRLFRIVLEGIQNNRCAQDSASLDTVFVRVQDVFNPPPILSHTIDTTVYQSAGDTIFIAADSAACFGFALQDQGNNVYLELLTEVYLLPGGIPTAHAPTVNFSTVNDTLLQGQVCFVPGCAYLGQDLMLVLIGRDTFDCSENHIVRDTVYIQAIPPTNSPPVVSHDLSGLQFSGNLITSVPIGEPYCYHVIVSDTDGTAAQLTATGVGNIFEDWWRYGNPATLTVTEGNPLDVAVCWNPSCYDAGETFAIVICARDTSRCDLAPTVCDTVRFTVDPCSLLIGNVFTPNGDGINDVFVPFEAVGVDDYWMKVYDRWGHLVFTGNNTGWNGGMNGVAGRLVPDGVYYFDFEYRLFSARGVPLKTRQVGHVTLLR, encoded by the coding sequence GTGCTTCCATTTCACGCGGCAAAAGCAACACATATTGTTGGCGCCGAACTCTACTATGAATGCCTGAATTCGAGCGCAAACACATATTTGCTCCGTCTGCGTATGCTGCGGGATTGCCAGTTTGGGGAGGCTCCGTTTGACGAGGTGATTACGCTTTTCATCTTTCCGCGCAACAATCCTTCCAACTATTCCATGATCAATGTGCCGAAGCCGGCCTCGACGCCCCGGGTTTTGAACACGGGCTACGAATTGTGTGTCGACAACTCTTCGCAGCCTTGTGTGGAAGAAGGGATTTATGAGACTGCGACGACTTTGCCGCCGATTCAAGGCGGGTATGACGTCGCCTGGGCCCGCTGTTGCCGCAACAACAACATCGACAATCTGAATCAACCGCTGAATCAAGGGGTGACATTTTTGGCGCACATTCCAGGCCCTGAATTGGCGGTTTGCAATTCGATGGCGACATTTAATCAAAACCTACCCACGTTTATATGTGCCGACGAAGACTTCTATTTTGACCACTCCGCAACGGATGTCGATGGGGATTCGCTGGTCTATGCACTTACCTGGCCCTTTGACGGCATCAACATGCAGGGCTTCGGAGCAGGCAATCCCAACTTTGGCGGCAACCAACCCGTGGTGGATTTATTGAACCCGATGGGTCCCCCGCCTTATCGTAACGTCCAATTTCTGTCCGGATTTACTTTTGGCAGTCCATTTGGGCCGCCGCCGACCGCTGAAATCAATCGATTCACCGGCCGACTGCACTTCAAGGCACCCAGTCTCGGGGTTTTTGTAATTGCCATATCGGTCTTTGAATACCGCAACGGCGTTTTGATCGCGGAAAACAAAAAAGACATGCAGTTGCGTGTTTTGCAATGTTATCCGCAAAATGATCCGCCAATTATCAGCCACACCTTTTCACCAGCTGATTCTGTTGTCGGCGATACTTTGGTGATCTACGCCATCGACACAGGTTGTTATCGGGTCACGCTCTTCGATCCAGACTCTAGCCAACTTGCCGTGCAAGCGATTTCGTCGTTCTTCACCGGCCCCAATGCACCCACGGTGACAATTTCAGGCACCAATCCAATGTTTGTCGATATCTGCTGGGTTTCGAACTGCACGTTTTCCGGAACGGAGATCGAGCTGATTCTGATGGGTTACGACCTGGCGAATTGTCCCGTTTACAATCCTGCATTTGACACGGTATTTATCAAGGTGATTCCACCGCCCGATGCACCTCCGGTTGTCAATCATGCACTCCCACCGACCAATCCGCTTGGGCCCGATACGTTGTTGCTGGAAGTCGATTCGAATGCCTGCTTTTTCGCTTGGATCGTCGATACACTGGGCGGCAACGGGCCGATTACCTATTCTTATAGTGTGACTGACTTGGGTGGCAACGGCAACATGGCTTTCTCGGTGGTCGAAAACCGCAACAATCCTGACAGTGTCGGTCTGGAATTTTGCGTTACCGGCGGCTGCGACAACCGCGAACACATCTACCGACTTGTCCTTCGCGGTGTTTTGGAGGGCATTTGTCCGCCAGAAAACTTTGCCCTGGACACCCTGTACATCTTCGTGCCTCCAGTGCCGAACCCGCCGCCGACCGTGGCGCCCGACTTGTCGGGAAACAACTTTGACAATGACACCATGCTGGTGGACGTGCACGACACGATTTGCTTTCTTGTCGCGGTCAATGACACATTTCCCGGAATAGGACTTGATTTGCAAGCCACCATCAGCGCGATCGATGGCCTTCCGTCCGGGGGATTTCAGCCGAATGTTACCTTGCTCAGCAGTGGAGACAGCTTGGTGGTGCGGGTATGTTGGTACGCTGTCTGCGACAACGTCAATCGTCTTTTCCGCATTGTCTTGGAGGGAATACAAAACAACCGCTGTGCGCAGGATTCCGCCTCACTTGACACGGTTTTTGTTCGCGTGCAGGATGTTTTTAATCCGCCGCCGATTCTCTCCCATACGATCGACACAACGGTTTACCAATCAGCGGGGGACACCATTTTCATTGCTGCGGACAGTGCGGCTTGTTTTGGCTTTGCGTTGCAAGACCAGGGCAACAATGTCTATCTCGAACTTCTCACAGAGGTTTATTTACTTCCCGGCGGGATTCCCACGGCACACGCACCCACGGTCAATTTTTCTACAGTGAACGACACGTTGTTGCAGGGGCAAGTATGCTTTGTGCCGGGCTGTGCCTATCTCGGACAGGATTTGATGCTCGTTCTGATTGGCAGGGACACGTTTGACTGCAGCGAAAATCACATTGTGCGCGACACCGTTTACATCCAGGCTATACCACCCACCAATAGTCCCCCAGTGGTAAGCCACGACCTCAGCGGGCTGCAATTTTCTGGAAACCTGATCACGAGTGTGCCGATTGGCGAGCCCTATTGCTACCACGTCATCGTCTCGGATACTGATGGCACGGCAGCGCAACTGACAGCGACGGGCGTAGGAAACATCTTCGAGGATTGGTGGCGCTATGGCAATCCGGCAACATTGACGGTCACTGAAGGCAACCCATTGGATGTGGCGGTGTGCTGGAATCCAAGCTGTTACGATGCCGGGGAAACCTTTGCGATTGTAATCTGTGCGCGCGACACTTCGCGTTGCGATCTTGCGCCTACGGTTTGTGACACGGTCCGTTTCACGGTGGATCCTTGTTCCTTGCTGATTGGAAATGTGTTTACACCCAATGGTGACGGGATCAACGATGTATTTGTGCCTTTTGAGGCCGTCGGCGTCGATGATTATTGGATGAAGGTTTATGACCGTTGGGGCCACCTCGTTTTCACAGGCAACAATACAGGCTGGAATGGCGGAATGAATGGCGTTGCAGGTCGTCTTGTACCAGACGGGGTCTATTATTTCGACTTTGAATACCGGCTTTTCAGTGCGAGGGGCGTCCCGCTCAAAACGCGGCAAGTTGGCCACGTCACCTTGTTGCGCTGA
- a CDS encoding 30S ribosomal protein S20: MANNAGAKKRIRQNAVRRLRNRYRLITTRTAIKKLRHASDKATAEKLLPETISLIDKCAKVNLFHDNKAGRLKGQLTKFVSKLA; the protein is encoded by the coding sequence ATGGCTAATAACGCAGGTGCCAAAAAGAGAATTCGCCAAAACGCCGTTCGTCGTTTGCGCAACCGTTACAGGTTGATCACAACCCGTACCGCCATCAAGAAATTGCGCCATGCATCTGACAAGGCAACAGCTGAAAAATTGCTGCCCGAAACGATTTCCTTGATCGACAAGTGTGCAAAAGTGAACTTGTTTCACGACAACAAAGCTGGTCGCCTCAAGGGTCAGCTTACCAAATTCGTCTCTAAACTTGCTTAA
- the radC gene encoding DNA repair protein RadC, with translation MNYKEKPIRELVAEDRPREKLLERGISALTEAELLATLLASGFGKKNAISLAQDMLKEFGGLRNLSRASMPELMTMQGVGMAKASCIVAAFELARRKLSTEHQLVNFTFSGDIARYLIPKIGDERKEMFYVISLDRKHNVIGESKIHEGGVSSVNVDPRIVFKEAINRLASSIVLCHNHPSGNPQPSKSDDALTRNLVAAGKLLDIPVLDHVIVARQNWYSYGDHGRIKQMEDEIKATEKAQKGEY, from the coding sequence ATGAACTACAAAGAAAAACCAATTCGCGAATTGGTAGCAGAAGACCGTCCTCGCGAAAAACTGCTTGAAAGAGGCATTTCAGCGCTTACAGAAGCCGAGTTGTTGGCCACTCTGTTGGCATCAGGATTCGGAAAGAAGAATGCCATCAGCCTGGCGCAGGATATGCTGAAAGAATTCGGCGGATTGCGCAACCTCAGTCGTGCCTCGATGCCGGAGCTGATGACGATGCAGGGCGTGGGGATGGCCAAGGCCTCGTGCATTGTAGCCGCCTTTGAGTTGGCCCGACGCAAACTTTCAACGGAGCATCAACTGGTCAACTTCACATTTTCCGGAGACATCGCACGCTATCTGATTCCGAAAATCGGGGACGAGCGCAAGGAGATGTTTTATGTGATATCCTTGGACCGCAAACACAATGTCATCGGCGAGTCCAAAATTCACGAGGGGGGCGTTTCCAGCGTCAATGTCGACCCGAGGATTGTGTTCAAGGAGGCCATCAACCGCCTGGCATCAAGCATTGTCCTATGCCACAACCATCCGAGCGGCAATCCACAACCGAGCAAATCAGACGATGCACTTACGCGCAACCTTGTCGCCGCAGGTAAGTTGCTGGATATTCCAGTTTTGGATCACGTCATCGTTGCCCGCCAAAATTGGTACAGCTACGGCGACCATGGCCGCATCAAACAAATGGAAGATGAGATCAAAGCGACCGAAAAGGCCCAAAAGGGAGAATATTGA